The Brasilonema sennae CENA114 genome includes a region encoding these proteins:
- a CDS encoding flavin monoamine oxidase family protein, whose protein sequence is MDTTTMLDMCKLANFPESKHITILGAGIAGLVAAYELERLGHQVDIMEASPRIGGRVWTHRFGNEPEAPYAELGAMRIPSEHKYTLHYVSQMGLDDKLCKFVTVFEEQNAFMNIQGKIFRMKDAPRLFQERYQGIYTDNRYSEKTQLFAAWLKTIIDTISPGNLRESLEQDLKSHLMDELERLNLEPYFSEDGETIDLQGFIKDNPSFRARCSKALDMFLGDILVETSHDLLQLKGGMDQLIQRLVSSIKANIQCNQQVVGLRVRQEHVEVDYLVNGQLHTRHCDYVLCTIPFSVLRKIELSGFDDRKLESIHNTIYCPATKVAFHTQQAFWEKQGIKGGASFSGDGVRQTYYPSVKFNPERGSTMLASYTIGDDAQRLGMMSGQERHAYVKNVVSKVHPELQTPGMVLDVASIAWGNYEWSAGGCTVHWSDDMSDESNYTISYLEAARPQNTLFFAGEHCSKYPAWLQGSIESALEALYDIISHRQLKKSTTQHPVTKKTNVKTLQNNQHLEYPAA, encoded by the coding sequence ATGGATACCACAACAATGCTCGATATGTGCAAATTGGCAAACTTCCCTGAAAGTAAGCACATCACCATTCTAGGCGCGGGAATTGCTGGCTTAGTTGCAGCCTACGAATTGGAACGTCTAGGTCATCAAGTAGATATTATGGAAGCTAGCCCACGTATCGGTGGTCGAGTTTGGACTCATCGTTTTGGTAATGAACCTGAGGCACCCTATGCAGAACTGGGAGCAATGCGTATTCCCAGCGAACATAAGTATACACTGCACTACGTCTCGCAAATGGGCTTAGATGATAAACTTTGCAAATTTGTCACAGTCTTTGAAGAACAAAACGCCTTCATGAACATCCAAGGAAAAATTTTCCGGATGAAAGACGCGCCCCGGCTGTTCCAAGAACGTTATCAAGGAATCTATACAGACAATCGTTATAGCGAGAAAACTCAACTCTTTGCTGCATGGCTGAAAACCATCATTGATACTATTTCTCCTGGTAACTTGCGTGAAAGTTTGGAACAAGATCTCAAATCACACTTAATGGATGAATTGGAAAGACTGAATTTAGAACCTTACTTTAGCGAAGACGGCGAAACTATCGACTTACAGGGATTCATTAAAGATAACCCAAGTTTTCGCGCTCGTTGCAGCAAAGCTTTGGATATGTTTCTGGGCGACATCTTAGTTGAAACCAGTCACGATTTATTACAACTCAAAGGCGGAATGGATCAACTCATCCAGCGTCTGGTATCATCCATCAAAGCTAATATTCAGTGCAACCAACAAGTAGTAGGACTGCGCGTACGTCAAGAGCACGTAGAAGTGGATTACTTGGTAAATGGACAGTTGCATACTCGTCACTGCGACTATGTGTTGTGCACCATTCCCTTCTCAGTCTTGCGGAAAATAGAGTTGAGCGGATTTGACGACAGAAAACTCGAATCAATCCACAATACTATATATTGTCCAGCAACCAAGGTTGCATTTCACACACAACAAGCTTTTTGGGAAAAACAAGGTATCAAGGGTGGTGCATCCTTCAGCGGTGATGGCGTTCGTCAAACATACTATCCTTCTGTGAAATTCAACCCCGAACGTGGTAGTACGATGCTTGCAAGTTATACTATCGGGGACGATGCACAACGCTTGGGAATGATGTCTGGACAAGAACGTCACGCTTACGTCAAGAACGTTGTTAGCAAAGTTCACCCAGAACTTCAAACTCCTGGTATGGTCTTAGATGTAGCTTCTATTGCCTGGGGTAATTACGAGTGGAGTGCTGGTGGATGCACTGTTCATTGGAGTGATGATATGTCTGATGAGTCTAACTATACTATCAGTTACTTAGAAGCTGCCAGACCGCAAAACACTCTCTTCTTTGCTGGCGAACATTGTTCTAAATATCCTGCTTGGCTTCAGGGTTCTATTGAGTCTGCACTTGAAGCTTTGTACGATATTATTTCTCACCGACAGCTAAAGAAAAGCACAACACAACACCCCGTTACCAAGAAGACAAATGTCAAGACTCTACAAAACAATCAACATCTGGAATATCCCGCAGCTTAA
- a CDS encoding ferritin-like domain-containing protein — translation MSILDFPRLHLLGFARIHAPTGHKNGLVDVSSNTCYMNGKPFDDHRGASEYHEYLQNLGPRFNQQGELDENGPFSMAMGWDFGGNGHFSIEAQIVSTQREFGQIDQRDPIVGRSVDLWGHHNDYVKTSFNRARFFESDPASNWTNTIMLGHLTFGRLGASNEVPYMVSAPISGMQLARWQNFDHIRELPEHCLNSEFKRAAVYQFTIPKDAKDFLWGEEVAQSPTVSLLREAMNRDDVLGLVVQLGISNMSAPVQPDLPTFWELHGTIGLWCKDELSTYPHGRLLTPRRAAESETKSAQMSNLTLQVTPQGVSLNMVTAVPCVGRAPKPGPGPTHGIGPKLDLGDLEVRTVDSKRLIARIPKEEYQREAHQLKSGIVDVPLVEEFENLRDEIEQQGLCIIQTAANGQQQILVKEEEINLQVDDASLFLEHPNWKLGEDHAVELEVRSFVRGRPTQVESVYLRQFYNPRAFPQLRYEFESNPSTALRVNPTNVDKTFHFPRNSEMEIVHFKPGLRNSEGEFTPTCAISTNHEGRAWVTLRGGRSGTTRVLLSAHPDDLPCDPHNLDEAEIAYDNDDQLGFWSGAGFFAVRVLSDDWHLDEIPNEAVDFNLIYEHVLAFYELSFSFMKVDVFSLADQCKVETYARLMWQMSDPRNKYKTYYMPPTRDMSQAKSMLLLKFLQNQQRVGYVPPATPEPKRSQRTLQTREELVSALKQAAELEVAVMLQYIYAGYSVPNYVTGEEYVRRGLWTPEQLHLACGDGKEVRSYGMRGVLLEVSREEMIHFLMVNNILMAIGEPFYPAVPNFRELNGRFPIDVDFALEPLNATSLQRFMRLEMPDFLEENLNDKSGGGDPTVHRLHGYGSLSELYHQIREGLKNIPDLFMVKKGQVGGEHRLFIRDDFNKVHPDYQFQVDDLKSALFAIDLIVEQGEGCHAQSPKFERSHYQQFRRLAEALSHQQVSDGETKGKAPWNPSYPGLRNPSLNYRDYNTNVVTVPQTRAVMEIFNESYFLMTQLMVQHFGLMPTGSLRRSKLMNAGIDVMTGMMRPLGEVLMSMPSGKNGKTAGPSFEIESPSYIPTPEVALQIIARRFERLGQRSRECEAIPNSVCEIFDFYAKFFDDLARHPQSLAH, via the coding sequence ATGAGTATTTTAGATTTTCCCCGCCTACACTTACTCGGTTTTGCCCGCATCCACGCCCCCACAGGACATAAAAATGGTCTCGTAGATGTCAGTAGCAACACCTGCTACATGAATGGTAAGCCCTTTGATGACCACCGTGGGGCGTCCGAGTACCACGAATACCTTCAAAATTTGGGACCTCGGTTTAACCAGCAAGGAGAATTGGATGAAAATGGTCCCTTCAGTATGGCGATGGGATGGGATTTTGGCGGTAACGGTCACTTTTCCATCGAAGCACAAATTGTTAGCACACAACGTGAGTTTGGACAGATTGACCAACGTGATCCAATAGTAGGACGCAGTGTTGATTTATGGGGTCACCATAACGACTACGTCAAAACAAGTTTCAATCGCGCCCGCTTTTTTGAGTCCGATCCAGCTTCCAACTGGACAAACACAATCATGTTGGGACACTTGACTTTCGGACGCCTTGGTGCTTCCAACGAAGTTCCATATATGGTTTCTGCACCAATTTCTGGGATGCAGTTAGCCCGTTGGCAAAATTTCGATCATATCCGCGAATTACCTGAACACTGCCTCAACAGCGAGTTTAAACGAGCAGCAGTTTATCAATTTACTATCCCCAAAGATGCTAAAGATTTCCTCTGGGGTGAAGAAGTCGCCCAGTCACCAACTGTATCTTTACTGCGGGAAGCAATGAATCGTGACGATGTGTTGGGACTGGTGGTGCAATTGGGCATTAGTAATATGTCTGCACCAGTGCAACCCGACTTACCAACGTTCTGGGAACTGCACGGAACTATTGGTTTGTGGTGTAAAGACGAACTCAGCACTTATCCTCACGGACGGTTACTCACTCCTCGACGTGCTGCTGAGTCGGAAACCAAATCAGCACAAATGTCTAACCTCACGCTGCAAGTGACTCCCCAAGGTGTGAGTTTAAATATGGTCACAGCCGTACCTTGTGTCGGACGCGCCCCTAAACCAGGACCCGGACCAACTCATGGGATTGGTCCCAAACTCGACCTCGGTGATTTGGAAGTACGTACTGTTGATAGCAAACGGCTGATAGCACGGATTCCTAAAGAAGAATATCAACGGGAAGCGCATCAACTTAAAAGTGGAATTGTAGATGTTCCACTAGTAGAAGAATTTGAGAATCTGCGCGACGAGATAGAACAGCAAGGTCTGTGTATCATCCAGACAGCAGCTAACGGACAACAGCAAATTCTTGTTAAAGAAGAAGAAATCAATCTTCAGGTAGATGACGCGTCTTTATTTTTAGAACATCCCAACTGGAAACTGGGTGAAGACCATGCAGTTGAGTTAGAAGTACGGTCTTTTGTCCGGGGACGCCCGACTCAAGTTGAGTCTGTCTACCTGCGTCAGTTCTACAACCCAAGAGCATTCCCCCAGCTACGTTACGAATTTGAAAGTAACCCTTCGACTGCGCTCAGGGTGAACCCTACCAACGTAGATAAGACTTTCCACTTTCCCCGTAACTCTGAAATGGAAATTGTTCATTTCAAGCCAGGGTTGCGGAATTCTGAGGGAGAATTTACCCCCACATGTGCAATTTCCACCAATCACGAGGGGCGTGCTTGGGTAACTCTGCGCGGTGGTAGATCGGGAACAACACGGGTGCTGTTATCTGCTCACCCTGATGATTTACCTTGTGACCCTCATAACTTAGATGAAGCGGAAATTGCTTACGATAATGATGATCAACTTGGCTTTTGGTCTGGTGCTGGTTTCTTTGCCGTGCGAGTGCTAAGTGATGACTGGCACTTGGATGAAATTCCGAATGAAGCTGTAGATTTTAACTTAATCTACGAACATGTTCTAGCTTTCTACGAGTTAAGTTTCTCGTTCATGAAAGTGGATGTTTTTAGTCTCGCTGACCAATGCAAGGTAGAAACCTATGCACGTCTGATGTGGCAGATGTCTGACCCCCGCAACAAATATAAGACTTACTATATGCCGCCAACGCGGGATATGTCCCAAGCTAAGTCGATGCTTCTGCTGAAGTTTCTGCAAAATCAGCAGCGAGTCGGCTATGTTCCGCCTGCAACTCCAGAACCAAAGCGTAGCCAACGCACACTCCAGACACGCGAGGAGTTAGTAAGTGCCTTGAAACAGGCGGCGGAGTTGGAAGTTGCTGTGATGTTGCAATACATTTATGCAGGATACTCTGTTCCTAACTACGTCACAGGTGAGGAATACGTACGTCGAGGTTTGTGGACTCCCGAACAGTTACATTTAGCTTGTGGCGACGGGAAAGAAGTCCGAAGTTATGGGATGCGGGGTGTACTGCTGGAAGTCTCCCGCGAGGAAATGATTCACTTTTTGATGGTAAATAATATATTGATGGCAATTGGGGAACCGTTCTATCCAGCAGTCCCCAACTTCAGAGAACTTAACGGACGCTTTCCCATTGATGTAGACTTTGCCCTAGAACCATTGAACGCTACCTCCCTACAACGTTTTATGCGTTTGGAGATGCCCGACTTTTTGGAAGAAAACCTAAACGACAAGTCTGGAGGAGGGGATCCGACAGTTCACCGCCTACATGGTTATGGTTCTTTAAGCGAACTGTATCACCAGATTCGGGAAGGGCTGAAGAATATTCCAGATTTATTCATGGTCAAAAAGGGTCAAGTAGGCGGCGAACATCGTTTATTTATACGCGATGACTTTAACAAAGTTCACCCAGATTACCAGTTTCAGGTAGACGACCTCAAGAGCGCACTTTTCGCGATCGACCTCATTGTCGAACAAGGAGAAGGATGTCACGCCCAATCACCAAAATTTGAGCGTTCTCACTATCAACAATTTCGTCGTCTGGCTGAAGCACTTTCTCATCAACAGGTGAGTGATGGCGAGACGAAAGGCAAAGCCCCGTGGAACCCCTCTTATCCTGGTTTGCGTAATCCCTCCTTAAATTACCGAGATTACAACACTAACGTTGTGACAGTCCCCCAAACCAGAGCAGTCATGGAAATATTTAACGAAAGTTATTTTCTAATGACGCAACTTATGGTACAACACTTTGGGTTAATGCCCACTGGTAGCCTGCGGCGCTCAAAGCTGATGAATGCTGGTATTGACGTGATGACTGGTATGATGCGTCCTTTAGGAGAAGTGCTGATGAGTATGCCTTCAGGCAAAAACGGTAAAACAGCCGGACCATCCTTTGAGATAGAATCTCCTAGTTATATCCCGACGCCAGAAGTGGCACTTCAAATCATTGCCCGTCGATTTGAGCGACTAGGACAGCGATCGCGTGAGTGCGAAGCCATCCCCAACAGCGTCTGCGAAATCTTTGATTTCTACGCCAAATTCTTTGATGATTTAGCTCGTCATCCCCAGTCGTTGGCTCATTGA
- a CDS encoding glutathione S-transferase family protein, with the protein MKLYYAPASSYSQRVLIALYEKGVDFTAIPVNLFDPESREEYMQINLFAKIPTLVTDKGNVIFEANIIIEYLDQRFPNTSRLIPVDSEEALEVRMVERMIDVYINNGREALFADTQRPVEERGKKEVIKAKRLLETAIAMLDEKLATRTWLGGEEFTIADCAAAPTFAYLRMVYNYKHFPNLTNYVKRLESRLSVAQVFNSGRNQMTQMLSELRNPLQLVPLES; encoded by the coding sequence ATGAAACTGTACTACGCTCCTGCATCATCTTATTCCCAACGAGTCCTAATCGCCCTGTACGAGAAGGGAGTTGATTTTACAGCGATTCCGGTAAATCTTTTTGACCCCGAAAGCCGTGAAGAGTATATGCAAATTAACCTTTTTGCCAAGATACCCACCTTAGTAACTGACAAAGGAAATGTCATATTTGAGGCTAATATAATCATTGAATACCTTGACCAACGTTTTCCAAATACATCCCGCCTCATTCCTGTTGATTCAGAAGAAGCCCTAGAGGTGCGGATGGTGGAACGGATGATTGATGTGTACATTAACAATGGACGGGAGGCGTTGTTTGCTGATACCCAACGTCCGGTTGAGGAACGAGGCAAAAAAGAGGTTATCAAAGCAAAGCGGTTATTGGAAACAGCGATCGCCATGCTTGATGAAAAACTCGCCACTCGTACCTGGCTGGGAGGCGAAGAGTTTACAATCGCTGATTGTGCTGCTGCCCCCACCTTCGCTTACCTGCGCATGGTTTACAACTACAAACACTTTCCCAATTTGACAAATTACGTCAAACGTTTGGAGTCCAGATTATCCGTAGCGCAAGTTTTTAACTCCGGACGTAACCAGATGACACAGATGCTGTCTGAACTGCGCAATCCCCTGCAACTGGTGCCCTTGGAAAGTTAG
- a CDS encoding cytochrome P450 translates to MSSSTIERLNPFIKEVIQDPYTVYRRYREEDPVHWGVSANPKLPGAWYIFRHEDVMKVLEDRRFGRETLNEREDVETTPVPTAYNAFLALVSNWIVFREPPNHTRLKSLASKAFTPRIVENIRPAIYEIADNLLDKVQNRGELDLVEEFAFPLPTKVVAIMLGADPEDLPLFREWALAMQHASASRLQPPPEVYQRANEAAQSFVDYFTPLITERRTNPREDLISALVKAADEGDKLSDFEIVATCTHLLTAGHETTINLIAKGALALLQHPEALKKLRSHPELIPAAIEEFVRYDTPIQMVTRWAYADVEVGGKLIKRGDSVGVMLGSANRDPRQFKNPDVLDIQRAENKHSAYGGGIHYCLGSSLARAEGQIAMNVLLNRLPELRLADEKIEWANNIVFHGPNHLHVSFKKPAIA, encoded by the coding sequence ATGTCTAGTTCAACAATTGAAAGATTAAACCCGTTTATAAAAGAAGTTATCCAAGATCCCTACACCGTCTATCGTCGCTACAGAGAGGAAGATCCCGTTCATTGGGGAGTATCAGCGAATCCCAAGTTGCCTGGTGCTTGGTACATCTTCCGTCATGAAGATGTCATGAAAGTTCTCGAAGACCGGAGATTTGGTCGCGAGACTTTGAACGAACGAGAAGATGTTGAAACCACGCCAGTGCCAACAGCATATAACGCGTTCTTGGCTCTCGTCAGTAATTGGATAGTCTTCCGGGAACCACCCAATCACACACGACTAAAATCGCTGGCTAGCAAGGCATTCACCCCAAGAATTGTTGAAAACATCCGTCCAGCCATCTACGAAATTGCAGACAATCTGTTGGATAAAGTTCAGAACCGTGGTGAGTTGGACTTGGTTGAGGAGTTCGCTTTCCCTCTGCCAACTAAGGTCGTTGCTATTATGCTAGGTGCTGATCCCGAAGATTTGCCGTTGTTCCGTGAATGGGCACTAGCGATGCAACATGCCAGCGCCTCTCGTTTGCAACCACCACCAGAAGTCTACCAACGTGCAAACGAGGCTGCTCAATCATTCGTCGATTATTTCACGCCTTTAATCACAGAACGACGTACCAATCCACGTGAGGATCTGATTTCAGCTTTAGTTAAAGCTGCTGATGAGGGCGACAAGCTGAGCGACTTTGAAATTGTCGCCACATGCACCCACCTGCTGACAGCAGGACACGAAACCACAATTAACCTGATTGCCAAGGGTGCACTGGCGTTACTCCAACATCCAGAAGCACTCAAAAAGTTACGCTCTCACCCCGAACTCATTCCTGCTGCAATAGAAGAGTTCGTCCGCTACGACACGCCAATCCAGATGGTTACACGCTGGGCTTATGCAGACGTTGAGGTTGGCGGCAAGTTGATTAAGCGTGGGGATAGCGTAGGAGTGATGCTTGGCTCAGCTAACCGAGATCCTCGCCAATTCAAGAACCCTGATGTTCTGGATATACAGCGTGCAGAAAACAAACACAGTGCCTATGGCGGCGGTATCCATTACTGTCTTGGTTCATCGCTAGCTCGTGCTGAAGGTCAAATTGCCATGAATGTCTTGCTCAACCGTTTGCCTGAGCTTCGTTTGGCAGATGAAAAAATTGAGTGGGCAAACAACATTGTGTTTCATGGTCCTAATCATTTGCACGTTAGTTTTAAAAAACCTGCGATCGCTTAA
- a CDS encoding VOC family protein has protein sequence MNVIQGLTKALVYVTDIDKQIDFYQNKLGLTIKCRQSIEGRIDKQWVEFITGECTLVLHGNMQKQIGTDKPTLLAFHVDDIDAAYKELTERGVKLSAIRSPSPGLKIAEGIDPEGNPFSIDCQK, from the coding sequence ATGAACGTTATACAAGGTTTGACAAAAGCTCTCGTCTACGTCACAGACATAGACAAACAAATCGATTTTTATCAAAATAAATTGGGTTTAACAATCAAATGTCGGCAAAGTATAGAAGGACGCATTGATAAACAATGGGTGGAGTTTATCACAGGCGAATGCACTTTGGTTTTGCACGGCAATATGCAGAAGCAAATCGGTACAGATAAACCCACGCTGTTAGCATTTCACGTAGATGATATTGATGCAGCTTATAAAGAATTGACAGAACGCGGCGTTAAACTTAGCGCAATTCGTTCTCCCTCGCCTGGGTTAAAAATTGCCGAAGGTATTGATCCAGAAGGTAACCCGTTCAGTATTGATTGTCAAAAATGA
- a CDS encoding cytochrome P450, protein MMGQHSTQPEKKTCPHLGEKYQPFVNPQLDDPYSFYKVARQEEPLFHSPLLNGYVLTSYDEILKVLKDPARFSSMDTLAPVIKFTPQTVEALKQGVPKVRDLVNSDGEDHKRLRAPFMRVFAPERIEAMEGPIHTIANRLVDNFVNDGHADIIRQFSYPLPLEAILTMYGIPSDRMKDLKKWCYDMDELLSTPMTPERQLECAQSFVSMQHYVVSLIEERRKSPQDDLISNVLSSDLNMVELVSILCGLVQAGHKTSSHLIGNALKHLLEQPHLWQTICDNPALIPVALEEILRYDAPVTSMTRTTTQEVELAGVMLPKGTRIYLIYGSANRDETKYSNADSVDLERFKQVTPNHLAFGHGTHRCIGSHFARREARIGLEILSKRLPNLRLRPNQELTHSPNMIFRGYSHLEVEWDVA, encoded by the coding sequence ATGATGGGACAACATTCAACACAACCGGAAAAGAAAACTTGCCCCCATCTTGGGGAAAAATACCAACCATTTGTCAACCCACAACTGGACGATCCATATTCGTTTTATAAAGTTGCAAGACAAGAAGAGCCGCTATTTCATAGCCCATTGTTAAACGGCTATGTTCTGACTAGCTATGATGAAATCTTAAAGGTACTTAAAGACCCAGCAAGATTTTCTTCAATGGATACTCTTGCTCCGGTGATCAAATTCACGCCTCAAACAGTTGAAGCCCTCAAGCAAGGTGTCCCCAAAGTTCGTGATTTGGTGAATAGTGACGGCGAAGATCACAAACGCTTGCGTGCTCCTTTCATGAGAGTATTTGCACCAGAGCGGATTGAGGCAATGGAAGGACCAATTCACACTATTGCTAACAGATTGGTAGACAATTTTGTTAATGATGGTCACGCCGACATCATACGGCAATTTTCCTATCCACTACCGCTTGAAGCCATCCTCACCATGTATGGTATTCCTTCAGACAGGATGAAAGATCTTAAGAAGTGGTGCTATGACATGGATGAGCTGCTGTCAACGCCAATGACGCCAGAACGTCAGTTAGAATGTGCTCAAAGTTTTGTGTCAATGCAGCACTACGTTGTTAGTCTCATTGAGGAGCGACGGAAATCACCTCAAGACGATCTCATTAGCAATGTGCTGTCCTCTGACCTGAACATGGTAGAGTTAGTCAGTATTTTATGTGGGTTAGTACAAGCAGGACATAAGACGAGTTCTCATCTAATTGGGAATGCTTTAAAACACTTGCTAGAGCAGCCTCATTTATGGCAAACTATTTGTGATAATCCTGCACTCATTCCTGTTGCTCTTGAAGAGATACTAAGGTATGATGCTCCTGTCACATCAATGACTCGCACAACTACCCAAGAAGTTGAGCTAGCGGGAGTCATGCTGCCCAAGGGTACTCGAATCTATTTGATATATGGCTCTGCCAATCGGGATGAAACTAAATACAGCAATGCTGATAGTGTTGATTTAGAACGCTTCAAACAGGTTACCCCCAACCATCTAGCGTTTGGTCATGGAACCCATCGTTGCATTGGTTCGCACTTTGCCCGTCGGGAAGCAAGGATTGGGCTGGAGATCTTATCTAAGAGATTGCCAAATCTGCGACTGCGTCCCAATCAAGAACTAACCCACTCTCCAAATATGATATTCCGTGGTTACTCACACCTAGAGGTGGAGTGGGATGTCGCGTGA
- a CDS encoding peptidoglycan-binding domain-containing protein — MSTPPILKLGSVDASVSQLQNDLSAKGYLDATAVNGIFDQATEEAVKKFQQDNDLTVDGVVGPQTGQKLGGGPPA; from the coding sequence ATGAGTACACCTCCAATTTTAAAACTTGGTTCTGTCGATGCATCTGTCTCACAACTGCAAAATGATTTGTCTGCAAAGGGATATCTCGACGCGACTGCAGTTAACGGCATATTTGATCAAGCAACCGAAGAAGCAGTCAAAAAATTTCAACAGGACAACGACCTAACAGTGGATGGTGTTGTTGGACCTCAAACTGGTCAAAAATTAGGTGGTGGTCCTCCTGCATAA
- a CDS encoding peptidoglycan-binding domain-containing protein, with product MGMPPTLSRGSTGDFVQGLQRDLSAKGYLDASAVSGTFDEATEEAVKKFQQENGLTVDGVVGPQTGQKLGGPPA from the coding sequence ATGGGTATGCCTCCAACCTTAAGTCGTGGTTCCACAGGTGATTTTGTACAAGGACTGCAACGTGACCTTTCTGCAAAAGGATATCTTGATGCTAGTGCAGTTAGCGGCACATTTGATGAAGCAACTGAAGAAGCAGTCAAAAAATTTCAACAGGAAAATGGCTTAACAGTGGATGGAGTTGTCGGACCTCAAACTGGTCAAAAATTAGGTGGTCCTCCTGCATAA
- a CDS encoding peptidoglycan-binding domain-containing protein codes for MGMPPTLSRGSTGDFVQGLQRDLSAKGYLDTSAVSGTFDQATEEAVKAFQQDNGLTPDGVVGPQTGQKLGGPPV; via the coding sequence ATGGGTATGCCTCCAACCTTAAGTCGTGGTTCCACAGGTGATTTTGTACAAGGACTGCAACGTGACCTTTCTGCAAAGGGATATCTTGACACCAGTGCAGTTAGTGGCACATTTGATCAAGCCACTGAAGAAGCAGTTAAAGCATTTCAACAGGACAATGGCTTAACACCAGATGGAGTGGTTGGACCGCAAACAGGTCAAAAATTAGGTGGTCCTCCTGTTTAA
- a CDS encoding RidA family protein produces MNLPFSEAVRVGNMLYLSGVIGNIPGKKQLVTGGIKAETKQTMDNIKRIIERHGSSIDRIIQCKVMLADIQEWGPMNEVYLSYFSPSRLPARSALAATGLALNARVEMECIATLTPMIES; encoded by the coding sequence ATGAATCTTCCCTTTTCGGAAGCCGTACGTGTTGGTAACATGCTTTACCTCTCAGGGGTTATCGGAAACATCCCTGGGAAAAAGCAGCTTGTCACTGGTGGAATAAAAGCTGAGACAAAGCAAACTATGGACAATATTAAACGTATTATTGAGAGACATGGTTCATCAATTGACCGAATTATTCAATGCAAGGTAATGCTTGCGGATATACAAGAGTGGGGCCCTATGAACGAGGTTTATCTTAGTTATTTCTCACCGTCACGATTGCCTGCAAGAAGTGCCTTAGCCGCAACCGGTTTAGCTTTAAATGCACGAGTGGAAATGGAATGTATAGCGACACTCACTCCTATGATAGAAAGTTAA